Part of the Vespa crabro chromosome 15, iyVesCrab1.2, whole genome shotgun sequence genome is shown below.
AACCTAACTCCTGACTTTTCTTCTGAGTGTActacattaacaaataaaataaaaacacttGTCTTTATGCAGaactaaataatataagtatctAATTTAGTATATaactttatgaaaaaaaaatcataaacataattttatacaaaaatcaGTGATTTTGCATTctctatatatacaaatgttcAATTTAAATCTGTGTATAAGTTCCAAAGATCTTTGAAAAGAGATACCTTTCTGAAGAAAACacctgaaaatataaataaaaagtataattattaatatttccatgttgattaagtaaatgtttttttatgatataccCTGAACTGTTCCAAACACTTCAAAGTCCAATGATAAGATTTTAGACATTGTAATAGACGTTAGAAATTGACGAGAaatcataaaaacaattatagtGAATCAATGCAAGACagtcaatttttttaaatgcattAAAAAAATGCTTACTATAtaattgtcttttttcttgtacataaaatactgataatatagattataatcctcgtgtaaaataatgatagaatTTGTACCTTCCTTCTTTGTTCTGCAGATGGTGTTTTTCAACATCTATTTTATGCTAGTAGTTTATGGTCAAGCTGGATTGAGCTGACAATTTCTCATGgtcaaaattgaattaaatcacAGCAGCTGTTACAGTTTTCATAATAcagttaaataaaatacatattatttatcatgaaTGTAAGTTGAGGATTCCTATTTTAATggcaaaaaaataatttataatcatatcTTGAATTTTGAAACATTTTGTCTTTCAGGAACAAAACATTCccattgatattaatgttgGTAGATTATTGGAATGGCTAATCAGTAGAAGACATTGTAAAAAAGATTGGTATTCAAAAGTTGTAACtattagagaaaaaataacCGATGCCATAAAAGATATGCCAGTCCGAGATGATGTAGCATGTTTATTGTCTACCattggtaataataaattttttatattgtgatTTTGTTCATTATCcctacaaatttttatttctatatattttttatatttattcccATAGACATCAATTATTTTGACTGCCGCAAATTGgttgaaattttaaaagaaaccgAAGCAGatacaaaaaatatgtttGGGAGATATGGATCGCAAAGAATGAAAGATTGGCAAGAAATTATGTCTTTGTATGAAAGGGATAATGTATATCTTGCAGAAGCAGCACAAATGTTGATGAAAATTGTGAAATATGATATACCCAgtttaaagaaacaaattcaGAAATTACAACAGATGCAAAATGTAAGTTATTCTATATTGAATtaaacatattataattaatatatatgtttctatttatagtatattttgacatgtataattatattctataggATTTAGATAAAGAAACGGAAAAACATAAGAAATCAGAGAGAACAGCAAAAGCTGAATTCGATGCCCTCtgtaaacaattaaatatttctggAAAAAATATCAGATTTGAATTGGCTGAAACTGCTAAAATCGAATTACCAAAAATTTGTACAAAGATAGCGGAGAAAACAAAATCTCTCAGtgatattgttaatttttacgaAGCATATGTACAATTTACAAAtgggaaagaaattaatgaagaTAGTATGAAATGTTTAAAGTATGTGATAGGTACgttaacaaaatttaaatctatatttagaagtatatatactatatgaacaCTTAATcagatattacatattttttatagcaAAAGGAAATACTACAGCAACAGAATTTTTACAAGAAGATTCATCGCAATTGACATCTGACTCTGATTTCAACATCACTGTTgtagaagataataatgaaaaacaaacaGAAGATATTTATGACATAAGAATAGAAAGCAATGATTCTTATGCAGATAACATCACGTGTGAGAGTTCTGATGCAGAGTTGATATGTTTACAAGATGAACTAATAGTAGACTACCCCACTCCAACTATTTTAGAACATCAAACAATGATAGACTTTATGAATGATTTATTAGaagtaagattaataactaaCTCGCTAGACTTAAGTTGTCAAGTATTCTAGAAAtaaactataaataaataaacaaatgttaATTTCTAGCTGGAAGCATTTTTGAAAATGCGTCTATATGAATTTCaacaagaaagtaaagaaaatttaatgacCTTTAGTCACATGCAAGAGGCATCAGAAATTGTTCAACTTTCTAATTTACAAAGTGTACAAAATATGTTAGAAAGAatgcaaaatattatatctgaCATGTCTGATAGCAAATATGAACATTTATACTCTATCAGAAATCTTCCaaggtaaataatatttatataattttaataatattttcctaaTGTATATTTCTCCttcgtttataaataaaaaatatttattgcagTTATGCAGATACATTAACCTTATCTCTACAACGAAAATTAGCTATAGTtgagagaatgttaaaatatcaAGACACTTGtatacaaaagagaaaagaagcgGGAGAACGTATAATAGGTCTGCAGCCTCTTTTGAATCATGCAGtacaaagaatgaaagaattacAAACCGAggtattatttgaaattattatgataatatcttTGATAAATACACTATGATATTTAATACTCAAAACCTTCTTACGTTTTTACAGATAGAACAagatatttcaaagaaatatcaaaatagaACTGTGCACATAAGAGGAGGttctattttgtaataattattaaattatacgtTGAGTAAGACTTGCACACAGCTATTCTCTGAACTGTTAACTCATGAAATAAGAGTAAACTAAAacaaaatcatattttatatttttgtaatataaattccTGAGGTAAACGCTGCTATTAAGATACGTGCAATCTGTAAATACATTATAGAGAACAATTATGCTTCATTATGAAATCTATCTTTGGTATAATGATACTATTTTCTTAATGAGTATTGATACAGTACGTGAAATTACATAATCATGAAAAGATTTTGTACTAGTCTCCAAGGTGATGAAGTACAAACAGCCTTTGTAGTTGGACAAGGATAGCGGCGTAAGCATTCTGCTAATGATCTATCACATTCGCATAAACGTTGTGCACACGATCCCGATCCTCCCCATTTACCATGTTCAACGGCTATAAATCAAAAGAATATCATCTACTATGTCAACTACCATAATTTTACTAAGATATAACTAATGATATACCTACCACATACAGGTTTGTAACCATGATAACATCTCCAATAATAGGGTGCAATATATTCCATGAATATAGGACATTCTGTGGCATCGTAACACCAATCATGCATTTTACAACACCTAAAAGATTACTTTTTCGTTAGGGAAACGGCAACACTTTGATTTATATTGCAAAATTAAGGAAATACCGATCGATTCCATCAATGACATATCCAGATCCTAAGAAGCCACAATAACAACCATATCCTTTATATACCAAAGGATTACATCCTGTAGCACACACTACCATATTGTAAAGATGAATGACACCTCTTTTAAATCTTGTATGATTCGTAAGTTCACCAACACTTTCAATTACAACCATggatttatatatcaattgtTTACGTTTAAATCAACTTTTAGCCATTtagttattgaaaataatatatacttacatcgTTTTTTCGGCCTTCGTAATATTCTTAGTAGCATTGAGAAACGATGATAAATCAAAATGTATacttttattcgtatttttcgaAGATCTTAAATTTTCTAGATACTCGGTATGTTCCACTTGTTGATTCTCATCGCGCCAATCAACGATTGGCCCTTTGATACTTGAATCATCGCGATGAACTCTACGAATTAAGCCAAGgctcgttttttttattgtatatggCGTTACATTACCTGTACagacaaaataaattattatggaaaataatattataagattaattatatttatcgattggAAAACGACAGAAATAATATtccttatcgttatatattttatctaatgaaaatatatttcatccgtattccattataaatttactttcAGTCTTGAACATTTTACGCTTTCGTGACACTCCTTtagaaatatcaaaagaatCGCATCGCGTGAGTAACGTATTCGAGATCTGTAAAGGTATAAAAGTAATCACGGAGCTCATTCAGAGTTTCAAATTATACCTCTGTAAAGtttctaaataaaatgtaCGTGTCGTTTTCCATCGCATTAGTATTTTCAGACTTTAAATCTTacggatatatacataccttgAGCTTCGCAATAaaagacattaataaatataattaatttcaaagttaAAGGTAAAACACTTCTACGCTTGCAAGCGAATCGCTTTGCTACCGCGTCGAAGGATACATCAATTTCTGTGAGATGCATCAGATatgtttttcttataattacaaAGAGACAATAATTTCGAATCAATTCGTGAATCTCTTCGTGTCATCTACTGACCGCTTCGAATTTTTTCGGCATTTCACAATGtacgattattatcataaattacacataaatattacatattaatgtTACACATTTGTTCATTGACACAATTCATCCTTTCAAGATCATGATTATTAAATAGAGTAAACTCGATCAAATTAAAACGAAGGATACAACACTTGTACACTTGTTCGTACGATTCCGTCGTAATAGGATAGACAacgatatcatttttttaaattatctaacACTCGATATAATACTTTGATCGTATTGAATACTCGCAGGAGTCCTCGATTCGAgaagattatatttttctatgcaACAAACAGGTCTATagaatttttctctcctcttgtCTCGTCTCTACTGCAAAGCTGGAGACTTAATGATGATCCAAAAGGTAGAGATCTGTCTACCAGGTGGATGACTTTCTCCTTCCACCAAACTCTCGACAGAGCGTGCAGCAATGCGTTGTTAACTTTGACTGTTTCATACGTCTCCATATATCGGATAAACTTGTTCATCTCCAGCGTACCGAACAGGGAGCGCCTGGTTGATGCTTTGAGAAACCTACTGTTACACTTTCGTCGTAAGTTCcttaagaaggaaaaggagctCGGTTCTCCCGTGACGTCCATTCCATACGTTCATTCTCTTCGGCTTTACTCTCTTGACGAGCTCGGGTCAAAGGtaatcttatattattatttttttttttttttccttcatgtAATATACCTAGACGTAAATTTCGTTCCAGTAACCTGAAAGATCAGAGTACAATTACAACTAGATGACAAgcttgttaaattaaaaagatctcGCGATTTTCGCTGTTAccttttttgtttagttaACTTTCTCTGAGaacaaagatattatcgattaatttttttttcatatataatcgtaaaatataatgtGCTTCACAATTTCgttgtattaaataaaaaatacagacCATTCTCTCATGATACTTTTATACGTAATGAAGCACCAGTTCAGGAAGCGGATTGTAAATTCCTATCAACCGACCCGATTTGGTCCGCTAATTCGTAGGATCTATTCATAAAAACAACGTGAGAATACTTTCAACGTGAGAATTGTAtcaaagagaataaagaagatatatcagcattcaggaaaaaaaaaaaaagaatgatacgGATACATATACGTAACAATTGTAAAAGCATGGTTATTTAAACATGCAAATACGGGTAAACGTATTTCAAATACGTACTACCTCTAAAATGAAAGTTTAGGCAAGTGTTAACGGTACATTCTCACAATCAGTAAGCGTAAAATGTTTTACTCGCCAATGTGGGTAATTAGAACAAAGGAACAAAAtgtatcgaaaataatttacgtTGACGTGTGGTGTAAGCAACGTGTAATGTAAATGTTTTTTCTCATCTGACACGAGCTAACGTTGCATTTGATACGCTTTAAGCGTTACGTTGTGTTAGCCTACCATCCTTCCAACCTCATAATTATGACTGTGACGGATAATAACGTCGCGTCGCTCAGAATGCAATGGTAATTGCAATTGTAAATTACTCCATACGCGTTATGACGAAAATATAAACATCAGGCTCTGAAAAAGTCATGATTAGTAACAAAACTTTTGAgtttcctatctttttttctaattgttacgcataattatagtaaatagtgtagtatttttacttcttcatATTAGAATACAAGAAGATTATTTCATTCTGCATTtgtaaatacaaaattatatatgtatattatatatgtgtatcgtCAAAGGCCGACACTTTATATATGGCCTATCTATGTAACGAGGCGTATCGTACCGCAACTCTACATGGCACATTGAAATTTCTTATACACTCGACTCGTATTTTCAATGGTGTAACAACTATATAAGactatattcaaatatatgtatcaatCTTATTTTATAGGGATTGTATaccatgagaaaaaaaaactaatataaCGGGCTaggaaaagataagagaaattcaaagcgaagagagagagaaagagagagagagagagagagagaaaaagaataatagacgaaattaaattttatgttattcgacctaaattatattaattaagctgatatacttgtatatatttttctatataggAAATTAGAACTaacataaatacattattaaataagttttaaaatagtcatacataaatataagaaatgtaATCTTTAAGCTAATTaagattttgttattaactataattaccAAGCCTAAGTACAGATTCCATGCCACCGTAGACTATCGTAGTTCCATTGCTGTCCAATGCAACGATTGGTTTATTTACATTGAAACTATCTATTACCTACTCAAAAagtcaaataataaaacgacaTAAATACGAGGCGAAAGAGATAATAACTaaccttttgttcttttatattaatcactTCTACAGCACCGGTACCAGAACCAGATGCAAGTATATGATCACCATAAGGATCCCCATCAAAGTACTGAACGGTATAAAGAAATTCACCCTCTAAGGTGGTAGGTCTGTTTCGTGGTTTTATTGTCTCGATTAATTTAGCACTCATTAAATCCCAAATTTGGAGACTTTCACGGACGACCCAAGAACCCGTTAAAATGTGCGATTcctgaaaaaaagtaaaagtatatatatatagagagagagagagagaattgaaacgcacttatattattactcGTAAATCAATCGCATCGCCACAAATGTGAGGCCCTTTGATCGTTCTAATGGATCCATCACTGACTCTGATATCCCAAatctaaacaaaaataattcaatgagACATATTGCAATTGACTTTATAACTTCAAAGAGATGTGTACTATTAGCTTTGTATTAGAAATTTACTCTGACTGTATCATCCCAGCCTCCGGTAATAATCAAATTCGTATAAATATGATGAAACCTCGCAGCGAATATTCTCATACGATGAAATCTCGTAACGTTGTGCATCATGTCTTCCTCAATTCTCCGATACGTCAATATTGgctaatgaaattttcattattgaatcaaaaaaaatatatatatatatattacaaagagaaaaaaaaacgaaatttgattTACCTTTGCGATTTCGGAGTCATAAATTCTAACAGCTGCATCTTTGCCACCAGCAACCAAATAATTCCCATCGGAACTAAGATCTATCGCATTAACTTCGTTCATCGGTTCTAAATGAATTTTCTCAATATAAactcaaataaatatatattcgcgTTATATAGATtcgataattgaaaaaaaaaaaaaaaatatatatatatatatatgaaaataaaaatatacctgaaataaatttgttaatttcgtttttgtcCGTCgtacattgaaaaatattaccgcATGCGCCAGACGTATaaaaaacattcttttttatcggatGAAATCTACAGCTCATAATTGGAAACGAAGTTTCCATACCGCCTCTCAATGTTGCTTTCAATTGTCCAGTTTCGCCGCTCCGAATCTACAAACAATAAAgttcaatttctttaatataatatatatatacgtttatctatcgagtaaaataaaaaatatttatatataatattatatacttgaATAGAGCCATTTCCAAAACACGTGACTATGACCTCACCATTTGCAGAGAAACGTGCGCAGTAAAGACCATTGAAATTATCAGGGAAACGAACCTaaactttaaatatatttattaacttagAGGTAgattaaaagatttatttagaaataaaccTCATGAATAATACGGCATCGATCTTTTGTCGACGAGATGCTCATTCTAGCTTTTTGCAGCCAACTATAACGTCTTTCCATTTCAGCTTgtgatatttttctctcgGTTAAATAATCCATTTTCAACATCGTAGCGGGTATTTCTGTTATGGtcttaaatgataaaataataaattaaaacttcATGCTGTTCGTTAATTCCGTGTACTCAAAATATAATTCGAATTTTACAGATACTAACATTTctttggttattattatccgtCCTCTCGTCTACAGTTTcttgaaaaatttacaattaattatacgtattatctctttgttaaaacaaaaaaaaaagatttaaatattcaattgaACATAAGTTTGAATTTTACATACCAGTATTAGATTGACTTAAATTTTCCTGTTGTCGATGTTGATGAGGACGATTCACTCGatgtttgctttctttttcatttctgtccttatacattttttaataaaataaagaaatattgcaATGATGTTTgctagaaaaatatatataaaagatttattacagtatttcgaatttttgtaaaatgtgAAGTTATCTTTAAAATTGACTTCGTATCGATTGTAACTCGTTGTCAATGATTTCGATTATCGAAAATTGAAGTTTTAGCGCCATCTTGTAATGaaatgtttatacatatacgtatatcatCAGTCGATAGTTTCGTagtaaacaattataaatttggTAGGAACTGGTCAACTGTATATGGATAACTTTTAAACGTTTTAATACTTTAgtttattaactttaaattattattttagattatatagtatattatattaaatttattacaaacacTAATATAATCCAAAAAACTAATATCTtttatgttaatattcttttattattatatttaaaaataatgatctcaatagtattatttaataaacaaaaacgtTTAATGCAAATAGTATCTGACTGCTgtgatctatataaaaaatcaaaatgtaGTGGCTTAAGCAATTATAATGGTATTTGTACTATAACTACTTTCACTCCAACATTTGCTTTACCACCTGGCAGTAGCATGAATGTTTTTGACAGATACGCTAAACTATTGCAAAGAGAACGTGCTGTGAATGCTCCTGATGTTAAATtgtatgattatattaaagatGAAGTAGGATACAGGTTATCTGAtagaatatttgatataaaaaggaCTTTTAAAAGAGCTCTAGATTTTGGATGTGGTCGTGGTCATGTCTccaagaatattttaaaagaatccgtagaagaattaattttaacggACATGAGCCAAACTGCATTAAATCAAGCCGAAACTAATGAAGGTAttaaagttgaaaaaaaaattattgatgaaGAAGAACTAATATATAAACCAGACAGTTTAGATCTTATCATAAGTTGTTTGAGCCTTCATTGGGTCAATGATCTGCCTGGATGctttaaaagtattaataattgtttaaaacaGGATGGAGTTTTTATGGCTGCAATATTTGGAGGAGAAACATTATATGAATTAAGGTTAATTGATTAATCTTCTCGCtcaaataaacattattattagatatgttttgtttgttctttcttcaaaTTCTGGTATCATTATTAGAGGTTCTTTACAATTGGCagaattagaaagagaaggaggaattTCACCACACATATCTCCTTTTACGGAAATTAGAGATATTGGAACTTTATTAACAAGAGCtaattttactatgttaactATTGATACAGATGAGATAGTTATAGGATACCCTTCTATGTTTGAACTCATGTGGGATTTGAAAGGTACATATATCCActcattaaataattcaatattaaagGTGTTAATAGTACTTTTGAAAACAATTACTTTACaatattctttcgttatttgttatattgtCTCAGGAATGGCAGAAAACAATGCTGCAAGAAATCGTAAACTTCATTTAAAGCGTGACACTTTAATGGCAGCTGCTGCTATATACAAAGAGTTATATGGAAAAACTAGAGAAGATGGAACTTCATATATACCTAGtacatttcaaattat
Proteins encoded:
- the LOC124429552 gene encoding WD repeat-containing protein 38-like isoform X2, yielding MYKDRNEKESKHRVNRPHQHRQQENLSQSNTDERTDNNNQRNTITEIPATMLKMDYLTERKISQAEMERRYSWLQKARMSISSTKDRCRIIHEVRFPDNFNGLYCARFSANGEVIVTCFGNGSIQIRSGETGQLKATLRGGMETSFPIMSCRFHPIKKNVFYTSGACGNIFQCTTDKNEINKFISEPMNEVNAIDLSSDGNYLVAGGKDAAVRIYDSEIAKPILTYRRIEEDMMHNVTRFHRMRIFAARFHHIYTNLIITGGWDDTVRIWDIRVSDGSIRTIKGPHICGDAIDLRESHILTGSWVVRESLQIWDLMSAKLIETIKPRNRPTTLEGEFLYTVQYFDGDPYGDHILASGSGTGAVEVINIKEQKVIDSFNVNKPIVALDSNGTTIVYGGMESVLRLEPDVYIFVITRME
- the LOC124429552 gene encoding WD repeat-containing protein 38-like isoform X5, with amino-acid sequence MYKDRNEKESKHRVNRPHQHRQQENLSQSNTETVDERTDNNNQRNTITEIPATMLKMDYLTERKISQAEMERRYSWLQKARMSISSTKDRCRIIHEVRFPDNFNGLYCARFSANGEVIVTCFGNGSIQIRSGETGQLKATLRGGMETSFPIMSCRFHPIKKNVFYTSGACGNIFQCTTDKNEINKFISEPMNEVNAIDLSSDGNYLVAGGKDAAVRIYDSEIAKPILTYRRIEEDMMHNVTRFHRMRIFAARFHHIYTNLIITGGWDDTVRIWDIRVSDGSIRTIKGPHICGDAIDLRESHILTGSWVVRESLQIWDLMSAKLIETIKPRNRPTTLEGEFLYTVQYFDGDPYGDHILASGSGTGAVEVINIKEQKILRISGPNRVG
- the LOC124429552 gene encoding WD repeat-containing protein 38-like isoform X1 — encoded protein: MYKDRNEKESKHRVNRPHQHRQQENLSQSNTETVDERTDNNNQRNTITEIPATMLKMDYLTERKISQAEMERRYSWLQKARMSISSTKDRCRIIHEVRFPDNFNGLYCARFSANGEVIVTCFGNGSIQIRSGETGQLKATLRGGMETSFPIMSCRFHPIKKNVFYTSGACGNIFQCTTDKNEINKFISEPMNEVNAIDLSSDGNYLVAGGKDAAVRIYDSEIAKPILTYRRIEEDMMHNVTRFHRMRIFAARFHHIYTNLIITGGWDDTVRIWDIRVSDGSIRTIKGPHICGDAIDLRESHILTGSWVVRESLQIWDLMSAKLIETIKPRNRPTTLEGEFLYTVQYFDGDPYGDHILASGSGTGAVEVINIKEQKVIDSFNVNKPIVALDSNGTTIVYGGMESVLRLEPDVYIFVITRME
- the LOC124429553 gene encoding uncharacterized protein LOC124429553, producing the protein MHLTEIDVSFDAVAKRFACKRRSVLPLTLKLIIFINVFYCEAQGNVTPYTIKKTSLGLIRRVHRDDSSIKGPIVDWRDENQQVEHTEYLENLRSSKNTNKSIHFDLSSFLNATKNITKAEKTIVGELTNHTRFKRGVIHLYNMVVCATGCNPLVYKGYGCYCGFLGSGYVIDGIDRCCKMHDWCYDATECPIFMEYIAPYYWRCYHGYKPVCAVEHGKWGGSGSCAQRLCECDRSLAECLRRYPCPTTKAVCTSSPWRLVQNLFMIM
- the LOC124429551 gene encoding CDK5 regulatory subunit-associated protein 3, producing the protein MNEQNIPIDINVGRLLEWLISRRHCKKDWYSKVVTIREKITDAIKDMPVRDDVACLLSTIDINYFDCRKLVEILKETEADTKNMFGRYGSQRMKDWQEIMSLYERDNVYLAEAAQMLMKIVKYDIPSLKKQIQKLQQMQNDLDKETEKHKKSERTAKAEFDALCKQLNISGKNIRFELAETAKIELPKICTKIAEKTKSLSDIVNFYEAYVQFTNGKEINEDSMKCLKYVIAKGNTTATEFLQEDSSQLTSDSDFNITVVEDNNEKQTEDIYDIRIESNDSYADNITCESSDAELICLQDELIVDYPTPTILEHQTMIDFMNDLLELEAFLKMRLYEFQQESKENLMTFSHMQEASEIVQLSNLQSVQNMLERMQNIISDMSDSKYEHLYSIRNLPSYADTLTLSLQRKLAIVERMLKYQDTCIQKRKEAGERIIGLQPLLNHAVQRMKELQTEIEQDISKKYQNRTVHIRGGSIL
- the LOC124429552 gene encoding COMPASS-like H3K4 histone methylase component WDR5A isoform X4, with product MYKDRNEKESKHRVNRPHQHRQQENLSQSNTETVDERTDNNNQRNTITEIPATMLKMDYLTERKISQAEMERRYSWLQKARMSISSTKDRCRIIHEVIVTCFGNGSIQIRSGETGQLKATLRGGMETSFPIMSCRFHPIKKNVFYTSGACGNIFQCTTDKNEINKFISEPMNEVNAIDLSSDGNYLVAGGKDAAVRIYDSEIAKPILTYRRIEEDMMHNVTRFHRMRIFAARFHHIYTNLIITGGWDDTVRIWDIRVSDGSIRTIKGPHICGDAIDLRESHILTGSWVVRESLQIWDLMSAKLIETIKPRNRPTTLEGEFLYTVQYFDGDPYGDHILASGSGTGAVEVINIKEQKVIDSFNVNKPIVALDSNGTTIVYGGMESVLRLEPDVYIFVITRME
- the LOC124429494 gene encoding arginine-hydroxylase NDUFAF5, mitochondrial; this encodes MISIVLFNKQKRLMQIVSDCCDLYKKSKCSGLSNYNGICTITTFTPTFALPPGSSMNVFDRYAKLLQRERAVNAPDVKLYDYIKDEVGYRLSDRIFDIKRTFKRALDFGCGRGHVSKNILKESVEELILTDMSQTALNQAETNEGIKVEKKIIDEEELIYKPDSLDLIISCLSLHWVNDLPGCFKSINNCLKQDGVFMAAIFGGETLYELRGSLQLAELEREGGISPHISPFTEIRDIGTLLTRANFTMLTIDTDEIVIGYPSMFELMWDLKGMAENNAARNRKLHLKRDTLMAAAAIYKELYGKTREDGTSYIPSTFQIIYLLGWKPHPSQPKPLQRGTGQVSLKDLHQLDKIIKDSTQVKIDEDK
- the LOC124429552 gene encoding WD repeat-containing protein 38-like isoform X3, yielding MYKDRNEKESKHRVNRPHQHRQQENLSQSNTETVDERTDNNNQRNTITEIPATMLKMDYLTERKISQAEMERRYSWLQKARMSISSTKDRCRIIHEVRFPDNFNGLYCARFSANGEVIVTCFGNGSIQIRSGETGQLKATLRGGMETSFPIMSCRFHPIKKNVFYTSGACGNIFQCTTDKNEINKFISEPMNEVNAIDLSSDGNYLVAGGKDAAVRIYDSEIAKPILTYRRIEEDMMHNVTRFHRMRIFAARFHHIYTNLIITGGWDDTVRIWDIRVSDGSIRTIKGPHICGDAIDLRESHILTGSWVVRESLQIWDLMSAKLIETIKPRNRPTTLEGEFLYTVQYFDGDPYGDHILASGSGTGAVEVINIKEQKVIDSFNVNKPIVALDSNGTTIVYGGMESVLRLDPTN